One window of the Xiphias gladius isolate SHS-SW01 ecotype Sanya breed wild chromosome 11, ASM1685928v1, whole genome shotgun sequence genome contains the following:
- the hps1 gene encoding Hermansky-Pudlak syndrome 1 protein isoform X1, whose product MRCLLIASESAEVLFHWTDPEFQQNIQEQYGASQEDGQGLPAFEDSISTLFAPIIISCSTMVDRLGDSYTSFTTENNHIYVLHQFDECLYIAVNGDGEEGEDDLRRKIYVMKKMIEVLFGMVTLSSNLIRKELRPQDTEQRARLWKHLQSLLETYSHLRENDQSFLVEAVERLIHPTLCEQCIEFLERRLVQQLNTSVERAGEEVLHAFILVHTKLLAFYSSRNASTLATSDLLALIIMAQNMYPSNVDLDDPGPEDIESTSGSGPESFYTPEPSPTDRDSSSSDKPVRGSTPVFEFMDPDVQMAEDSLRTLEVPPPDPSTPRRVFLEISGKDGLYPMMPHSMYCLPLWPGITLVLLTKIPTNAVAMSVYKFLETFAKLEKRLSEGQEGSAATRGQLNIHDIRSKLDKFIKALGPSELQSAQLQNVWTEFKNRAFARGGPGLTKDLIPWCKNMKTQLCGIYRQCFLIDSGPADFPRRLSPGLQERAQTMVQEKLMDWKDFLLVKSKRNITMVSYLEDFPGLVHFICVDRSTGQMIAPSLNITERTTSELGKGPVAQFIKSKVWSLVSTTRRFLRKGYSTVTLRDGDFYFCYFLWFENETGYKLEAGDIPILPDDSAPIGMLAWDYYSTVSSRKLLRYYSKSHQGEVVKCYELLTVHLGVIPTEIILQHCRQLASKLWEPSRNPLL is encoded by the exons ATGAGGTGCTTGCTGATAGCCAGCGAGAGCGCCGAGGTCCTCTTCCACTGGACTGACCCAGAATTTCAGCAGAACATCCAGGAGCAGTATGGGGCGTCTCAAGAGGACGGCCAGGGG cttcCAGCCTTCGAGGACAGCATCAGCACTCTGTTTGCTCCCATCATCATCTCCTGCAGCACCATGGTGGACAGGCTGGGTGACAGCTACACCTCCTTCACCACAGAAAACAACCACATCTACGTCCTACACCAG TTTGATGAGTGTCTCTACATTGCTGTGAATGGCGACGGCGAGGAGGGAGAGGACGATCTGAGGAGGAAGATCTACGTGATGAAGAAGATGATCGAGGTCCTGTTCGGCATGGTCACCCTCAGCAGTAACCTCATCAGGAAAGA ATTGCGTCCTCAGGACACGGAGCAGAGAGCGAGGCTGTGGAAGCATCTCCAGAGCCTGCTGGAGACCTACAGCCACCTCCGAGAGAACGACCAGAGCTTCTTAGTGGAG gcAGTGGAGAGGCTGATCCACCCCACGCTGTGCGAGCAGTGCATCGAGTTCCTGGAGCGCCGCTTGGTCCAGCAGCTCAACACCAGCgtggagagagcaggagaggaggtgTTGCATGCCTTCATCCTGGTTCACACCAAGCTGCTCGCCTTCTACTCCAG CCGTAATGCGAGCACACTTGCCACCTCAGACCTGCTGGCCCTCATCATCATGGCACAGAATATGTATCCTAGCAACGTAGACCTGGATGATCCAGGTCCTGAG gACATTGAGAGTACGTCCGGTTCTGGTCCTGAAAGTTTTTACACCCCAGAGCCGTCCCCTACAGACAGAGACTCAAGCAGTTCAG ACAAGCCAGTGAGAGGAAGCACCCCTGTGTTTGAGTTTATGGACCCAGACGTCCAG ATGGCAGAGGACAGCTTGCGGACTCTGGAAGTTCCTCCTCCAGACCCTTCAACCCCTCGCAGAGTCTTCTTAGAGATCTCAGGCAAAGATGGGCTATATCCCATGATGCCTCACTCCATGTACTGTCTGCCACTGTGGCCTGGCATCACACTAGTGCTGCTAACTAAG ATTCCCACCAATGCAGTTGCCATGTCCGTGTACAAGTTTTTGGAGACATTCGCTAAGCTGGAGAAGCGTTTAAGTGAAGGCCAAGAAGGTTCTGCTGCTACCAGAGGCCAGCTGAATATACACGACATCCGCAGCAAACTGGATAAATTCATTAAAGCCTTGGGGCCTAGTGAGTTACAG tCTGCACAGTTACAAAATGTCTGGACAGAGTTCAAGAACCGAGCCTTTGCCAGAGGAGGACCTGGGCTAACCAAAGA TCTTATCCCGTGGTGTAAGAATATGAAGACCCAGCTGTGTGGCATATACCGACAGTGTTTTCTTATTGACTCTGGACCAGCCGACTTTCCTCGACGTCTCTCCCCGGGTCTGCAGGAACGAGCCCAGACCATGGTGCA aGAGAAACTGATGGACTGGAAGGACTTCCTGTTGGTGAAAAGCAAGAGGAATATCACCATGGTGTC TTACCTGGAGGATTTCCCAGGCCTCGTCCATTTTATCTGTGTGGACCGATCCACCGGGCAAATGATTGCGCCGTCGCTCAACATCACAGAACGCACCACGTCTGAGCTAGGGAAGGGGCCGGTGGCTCAGTTCATCAAAAGCAAG GTTTGGAGCCTGGTCAGCACAACGCGCCGCTTTCTCCGGAAGGGCTACTCCACTGTCACACTGCGCGATGGAGACTTCTACTTCTGCTACTTCCTctggtttgaaaatgaaacg GGCTACAAGTTAGAGGCAGGGGACATACCCATCCTACCTGATGACTCTGCCCCCATTGGGATGCTTGCCTGGGACTACTACAG TACTGTGTCCAGCAGGAAGCTGCTGCGGTACTACAGTAAGAGTCACCAGGGTGAGGTGGTGAAGTGCTACGAGCTGCTGACAGTTCACCTGGGGGTCATCCCCACCGAGATCATCCTCCAGCACTGCAGACAGCTGGCAAGCAAACTGTGGGAGCCTTCGCGCAATCCGCTGCTGTAG
- the hps1 gene encoding Hermansky-Pudlak syndrome 1 protein isoform X2 yields the protein MRCLLIASESAEVLFHWTDPEFQQNIQEQYGASQEDGQGLPAFEDSISTLFAPIIISCSTMVDRLGDSYTSFTTENNHIYVLHQFDECLYIAVNGDGEEGEDDLRRKIYVMKKMIEVLFGMVTLSSNLIRKELRPQDTEQRARLWKHLQSLLETYSHLRENDQSFLVEAVERLIHPTLCEQCIEFLERRLVQQLNTSVERAGEEVLHAFILVHTKLLAFYSSRNASTLATSDLLALIIMAQNMYPSNVDLDDPGPEDIESTSGSGPESFYTPEPSPTDRDSSSSDKPVRGSTPVFEFMDPDVQMAEDSLRTLEVPPPDPSTPRRVFLEISGKDGLYPMMPHSMYCLPLWPGITLVLLTKIPTNAVAMSVYKFLETFAKLEKRLSEGQEGSAATRGQLNIHDIRSKLDKFIKALGPSELQSAQLQNVWTEFKNRAFARGGPGLTKDLIPWCKNMKTQLCGIYRQCFLIDSGPADFPRRLSPGLQERAQTMVQEKLMDWKDFLLVKSKRNITMVSYLEDFPGLVHFICVDRSTGQMIAPSLNITERTTSELGKGPVAQFIKSKVWSLVSTTRRFLRKGYSTVTLRDGDFYFCYFLWFENETGYKLEAGDIPILPDDSAPIGMLAWDYYSRKLLRYYSKSHQGEVVKCYELLTVHLGVIPTEIILQHCRQLASKLWEPSRNPLL from the exons ATGAGGTGCTTGCTGATAGCCAGCGAGAGCGCCGAGGTCCTCTTCCACTGGACTGACCCAGAATTTCAGCAGAACATCCAGGAGCAGTATGGGGCGTCTCAAGAGGACGGCCAGGGG cttcCAGCCTTCGAGGACAGCATCAGCACTCTGTTTGCTCCCATCATCATCTCCTGCAGCACCATGGTGGACAGGCTGGGTGACAGCTACACCTCCTTCACCACAGAAAACAACCACATCTACGTCCTACACCAG TTTGATGAGTGTCTCTACATTGCTGTGAATGGCGACGGCGAGGAGGGAGAGGACGATCTGAGGAGGAAGATCTACGTGATGAAGAAGATGATCGAGGTCCTGTTCGGCATGGTCACCCTCAGCAGTAACCTCATCAGGAAAGA ATTGCGTCCTCAGGACACGGAGCAGAGAGCGAGGCTGTGGAAGCATCTCCAGAGCCTGCTGGAGACCTACAGCCACCTCCGAGAGAACGACCAGAGCTTCTTAGTGGAG gcAGTGGAGAGGCTGATCCACCCCACGCTGTGCGAGCAGTGCATCGAGTTCCTGGAGCGCCGCTTGGTCCAGCAGCTCAACACCAGCgtggagagagcaggagaggaggtgTTGCATGCCTTCATCCTGGTTCACACCAAGCTGCTCGCCTTCTACTCCAG CCGTAATGCGAGCACACTTGCCACCTCAGACCTGCTGGCCCTCATCATCATGGCACAGAATATGTATCCTAGCAACGTAGACCTGGATGATCCAGGTCCTGAG gACATTGAGAGTACGTCCGGTTCTGGTCCTGAAAGTTTTTACACCCCAGAGCCGTCCCCTACAGACAGAGACTCAAGCAGTTCAG ACAAGCCAGTGAGAGGAAGCACCCCTGTGTTTGAGTTTATGGACCCAGACGTCCAG ATGGCAGAGGACAGCTTGCGGACTCTGGAAGTTCCTCCTCCAGACCCTTCAACCCCTCGCAGAGTCTTCTTAGAGATCTCAGGCAAAGATGGGCTATATCCCATGATGCCTCACTCCATGTACTGTCTGCCACTGTGGCCTGGCATCACACTAGTGCTGCTAACTAAG ATTCCCACCAATGCAGTTGCCATGTCCGTGTACAAGTTTTTGGAGACATTCGCTAAGCTGGAGAAGCGTTTAAGTGAAGGCCAAGAAGGTTCTGCTGCTACCAGAGGCCAGCTGAATATACACGACATCCGCAGCAAACTGGATAAATTCATTAAAGCCTTGGGGCCTAGTGAGTTACAG tCTGCACAGTTACAAAATGTCTGGACAGAGTTCAAGAACCGAGCCTTTGCCAGAGGAGGACCTGGGCTAACCAAAGA TCTTATCCCGTGGTGTAAGAATATGAAGACCCAGCTGTGTGGCATATACCGACAGTGTTTTCTTATTGACTCTGGACCAGCCGACTTTCCTCGACGTCTCTCCCCGGGTCTGCAGGAACGAGCCCAGACCATGGTGCA aGAGAAACTGATGGACTGGAAGGACTTCCTGTTGGTGAAAAGCAAGAGGAATATCACCATGGTGTC TTACCTGGAGGATTTCCCAGGCCTCGTCCATTTTATCTGTGTGGACCGATCCACCGGGCAAATGATTGCGCCGTCGCTCAACATCACAGAACGCACCACGTCTGAGCTAGGGAAGGGGCCGGTGGCTCAGTTCATCAAAAGCAAG GTTTGGAGCCTGGTCAGCACAACGCGCCGCTTTCTCCGGAAGGGCTACTCCACTGTCACACTGCGCGATGGAGACTTCTACTTCTGCTACTTCCTctggtttgaaaatgaaacg GGCTACAAGTTAGAGGCAGGGGACATACCCATCCTACCTGATGACTCTGCCCCCATTGGGATGCTTGCCTGGGACTACTACAG CAGGAAGCTGCTGCGGTACTACAGTAAGAGTCACCAGGGTGAGGTGGTGAAGTGCTACGAGCTGCTGACAGTTCACCTGGGGGTCATCCCCACCGAGATCATCCTCCAGCACTGCAGACAGCTGGCAAGCAAACTGTGGGAGCCTTCGCGCAATCCGCTGCTGTAG
- the hps1 gene encoding Hermansky-Pudlak syndrome 1 protein isoform X3: MRCLLIASESAEVLFHWTDPEFQQNIQEQYGASQEDGQGLPAFEDSISTLFAPIIISCSTMVDRLGDSYTSFTTENNHIYVLHQFDECLYIAVNGDGEEGEDDLRRKIYVMKKMIEVLFGMVTLSSNLIRKELRPQDTEQRARLWKHLQSLLETYSHLRENDQSFLVEAVERLIHPTLCEQCIEFLERRLVQQLNTSVERAGEEVLHAFILVHTKLLAFYSSRNASTLATSDLLALIIMAQNMYPSNVDLDDPGPEDIESTSGSGPESFYTPEPSPTDRDSSSSDKPVRGSTPVFEFMDPDVQMAEDSLRTLEVPPPDPSTPRRVFLEISGKDGLYPMMPHSMYCLPLWPGITLVLLTKIPTNAVAMSVYKFLETFAKLEKRLSEGQEGSAATRGQLNIHDIRSKLDKFIKALGPSELQSAQLQNVWTEFKNRAFARGGPGLTKDLIPWCKNMKTQLCGIYRQCFLIDSGPADFPRRLSPGLQERAQTMVQEKLMDWKDFLLVKSKRNITMVSYLEDFPGLVHFICVDRSTGQMIAPSLNITERTTSELGKGPVAQFIKSKVWSLVSTTRRFLRKGYSTVTLRDGDFYFCYFLWFENETGYKLEAGDIPILPDDSAPIGMLAWDYYRKLLRYYSKSHQGEVVKCYELLTVHLGVIPTEIILQHCRQLASKLWEPSRNPLL; this comes from the exons ATGAGGTGCTTGCTGATAGCCAGCGAGAGCGCCGAGGTCCTCTTCCACTGGACTGACCCAGAATTTCAGCAGAACATCCAGGAGCAGTATGGGGCGTCTCAAGAGGACGGCCAGGGG cttcCAGCCTTCGAGGACAGCATCAGCACTCTGTTTGCTCCCATCATCATCTCCTGCAGCACCATGGTGGACAGGCTGGGTGACAGCTACACCTCCTTCACCACAGAAAACAACCACATCTACGTCCTACACCAG TTTGATGAGTGTCTCTACATTGCTGTGAATGGCGACGGCGAGGAGGGAGAGGACGATCTGAGGAGGAAGATCTACGTGATGAAGAAGATGATCGAGGTCCTGTTCGGCATGGTCACCCTCAGCAGTAACCTCATCAGGAAAGA ATTGCGTCCTCAGGACACGGAGCAGAGAGCGAGGCTGTGGAAGCATCTCCAGAGCCTGCTGGAGACCTACAGCCACCTCCGAGAGAACGACCAGAGCTTCTTAGTGGAG gcAGTGGAGAGGCTGATCCACCCCACGCTGTGCGAGCAGTGCATCGAGTTCCTGGAGCGCCGCTTGGTCCAGCAGCTCAACACCAGCgtggagagagcaggagaggaggtgTTGCATGCCTTCATCCTGGTTCACACCAAGCTGCTCGCCTTCTACTCCAG CCGTAATGCGAGCACACTTGCCACCTCAGACCTGCTGGCCCTCATCATCATGGCACAGAATATGTATCCTAGCAACGTAGACCTGGATGATCCAGGTCCTGAG gACATTGAGAGTACGTCCGGTTCTGGTCCTGAAAGTTTTTACACCCCAGAGCCGTCCCCTACAGACAGAGACTCAAGCAGTTCAG ACAAGCCAGTGAGAGGAAGCACCCCTGTGTTTGAGTTTATGGACCCAGACGTCCAG ATGGCAGAGGACAGCTTGCGGACTCTGGAAGTTCCTCCTCCAGACCCTTCAACCCCTCGCAGAGTCTTCTTAGAGATCTCAGGCAAAGATGGGCTATATCCCATGATGCCTCACTCCATGTACTGTCTGCCACTGTGGCCTGGCATCACACTAGTGCTGCTAACTAAG ATTCCCACCAATGCAGTTGCCATGTCCGTGTACAAGTTTTTGGAGACATTCGCTAAGCTGGAGAAGCGTTTAAGTGAAGGCCAAGAAGGTTCTGCTGCTACCAGAGGCCAGCTGAATATACACGACATCCGCAGCAAACTGGATAAATTCATTAAAGCCTTGGGGCCTAGTGAGTTACAG tCTGCACAGTTACAAAATGTCTGGACAGAGTTCAAGAACCGAGCCTTTGCCAGAGGAGGACCTGGGCTAACCAAAGA TCTTATCCCGTGGTGTAAGAATATGAAGACCCAGCTGTGTGGCATATACCGACAGTGTTTTCTTATTGACTCTGGACCAGCCGACTTTCCTCGACGTCTCTCCCCGGGTCTGCAGGAACGAGCCCAGACCATGGTGCA aGAGAAACTGATGGACTGGAAGGACTTCCTGTTGGTGAAAAGCAAGAGGAATATCACCATGGTGTC TTACCTGGAGGATTTCCCAGGCCTCGTCCATTTTATCTGTGTGGACCGATCCACCGGGCAAATGATTGCGCCGTCGCTCAACATCACAGAACGCACCACGTCTGAGCTAGGGAAGGGGCCGGTGGCTCAGTTCATCAAAAGCAAG GTTTGGAGCCTGGTCAGCACAACGCGCCGCTTTCTCCGGAAGGGCTACTCCACTGTCACACTGCGCGATGGAGACTTCTACTTCTGCTACTTCCTctggtttgaaaatgaaacg GGCTACAAGTTAGAGGCAGGGGACATACCCATCCTACCTGATGACTCTGCCCCCATTGGGATGCTTGCCTGGGACTACTACAG GAAGCTGCTGCGGTACTACAGTAAGAGTCACCAGGGTGAGGTGGTGAAGTGCTACGAGCTGCTGACAGTTCACCTGGGGGTCATCCCCACCGAGATCATCCTCCAGCACTGCAGACAGCTGGCAAGCAAACTGTGGGAGCCTTCGCGCAATCCGCTGCTGTAG
- the st3gal7 gene encoding ST3 beta-galactoside alpha-2,3-sialyltransferase 7 produces MVMLNHLRLEDPDDGSPLLPEAVEAVIPTPVFHRQRVVTKTDSRELFLSRRENLALSLVLLIGCYSAILIPAYIPWDQGATVSNDHQHPKDLVLLNQSGTLLSGPCQPRWCLNHLKPLPRSAGLLDIPVFVQQDRPVPLDLSPPLGLQGSEEHLALALASLPEPGLPPSLRREGSCRRCMVVGNGGVLQGSHLGSHIDQYDIIIRLNNAPVSGFERDAGSRTTIRLIYPEGAPRSANEYKKTTIVALVVFKSLDLDWLNSVITKQPLSFWSKMWFWREVVDDIPLRPENFRILHPEIIHKTGQVLQKYALKQGNMVPTLGASAVVMALQLCDQVSLAGFGYDLQHPEARLHYYETIRMDAMKAQVVHDVNAEKLFLRDLVAAGAVTDLTGALKSFQSISFSLGETERGTERQRQRKGRGEKEDKDMKNKGCHCGLSCRCVRAY; encoded by the exons ATGGTGATGCTGAATCACTTGAGGCTAGAGGATCCAGATGATGGCTCCCCACTGCTGCCTGAGGCTGTGGAGGCTGTAATACCAACACCTGTCTTTCACAGGCAGCGAGTGGTCACAAAGACTGACTCCAGGGAACTTTTCCTCAGCAG GAGGGAGAACCTTGCCTTGAGTCTGGTGCTGCTGATCGGATGCTACTCAGCCATTCTGATTCCGGCATATATCCCTTGGGATCAGGGGGCAACAGTCAGCAATGACCACCAACATCCCAAAGATCTG GTCTTACTAAATCAGTCAGGCACCCTGCTGTCAGGCCCCTGTCAGCCTCGCTGGTGTCTGAACCACCTCAAGCCCCTGCCCCGTTCCGCAGGCCTCCTAGACATCcctgtgtttgtgcagcagGACAGGCCTGTGCCCTTGGATCTGTCCCCTCCTCTGGGGCTCCAGGGCAGTGAGGAGCACCTGGCCCTGGCTCTTGCCTCTCTGCCTGAGCCGGGGCTGCCTCCATCACTGAGGAGAGAAGGCAGCTGCAGGCGATGTATGGTGGTGGGCAATGGAGGGGTTCTTCAAGGGAGCCATCTTGGATCTCATATAGATCAGTATGACATCATTATCAG GTTGAATAATGCTCCAGTGTCTGGCTTTGAGAGAGATGCTGGTTCCCGCACCACCATCCGCCTGATTTACCCAGAGGGTGCACCTCGCTCTGCAAACGAGTACAAAAAGACCACCATAGTTGCTCTGGTGGTCTTTAAGAGCCTGGACCTGGACTGGCTCAATTCTGTCATCACAAAACAGCCTCTG agcTTCTGGTCCAAAATGTGGTTCTGGAGGGAGGTGGTGGATGATATTCCTCTAAGACCAGAGAACTTCAGGATCCTCCACCCAGAGATTATTCACAAGACCGGACAAGTCTTACAGAAATATGCTCTGAAACAGGGAAAT ATGGTGCCAACACTAGGTGCCAGCGCTGTGGTGATGGCTTTGCAGCTGTGTGACCAGGTGAGCCTGGCAGGGTTTGGGTACGACCTGCAGCACCCAGAGGCCAGGCTTCACTACTATGAGACCATACGCATGGATGCAATGAAGGCTCAA GTGGTGCATGATGTCAATGCTGAGAAGCTCTTCTTGAGGGACCTGGTGGCTGCAGGAGCTGTGACCGACCTCACAGGAGCTCT GAAGTCCTTCCAGTCCATCAGTTTCTCtctgggagagacagagagggggacagaaagacagagacaaagaaaaggacggggagagaaagaagataaagacatgaaaaataagGGATGCCATTGTGGACTGTCTTGcaggtgtgtgcgtgcgtactAA
- the hps1 gene encoding Hermansky-Pudlak syndrome 1 protein isoform X4 codes for MRCLLIASESAEVLFHWTDPEFQQNIQEQYGASQEDGQGLPAFEDSISTLFAPIIISCSTMVDRLGDSYTSFTTENNHIYVLHQFDECLYIAVNGDGEEGEDDLRRKIYVMKKMIEVLFGMVTLSSNLIRKELRPQDTEQRARLWKHLQSLLETYSHLRENDQSFLVEAVERLIHPTLCEQCIEFLERRLVQQLNTSVERAGEEVLHAFILVHTKLLAFYSSRNASTLATSDLLALIIMAQNMYPSNVDLDDPGPEDIESTSGSGPESFYTPEPSPTDRDSSSSDKPVRGSTPVFEFMDPDVQMAEDSLRTLEVPPPDPSTPRRVFLEISGKDGLYPMMPHSMYCLPLWPGITLVLLTKIPTNAVAMSVYKFLETFAKLEKRLSEGQEGSAATRGQLNIHDIRSKLDKFIKALGPSELQSAQLQNVWTEFKNRAFARGGPGLTKDLIPWCKNMKTQLCGIYRQCFLIDSGPADFPRRLSPGLQERAQTMRETDGLEGLPVGEKQEEYHHGVLPGGFPRPRPFYLCGPIHRANDCAVAQHHRTHHV; via the exons ATGAGGTGCTTGCTGATAGCCAGCGAGAGCGCCGAGGTCCTCTTCCACTGGACTGACCCAGAATTTCAGCAGAACATCCAGGAGCAGTATGGGGCGTCTCAAGAGGACGGCCAGGGG cttcCAGCCTTCGAGGACAGCATCAGCACTCTGTTTGCTCCCATCATCATCTCCTGCAGCACCATGGTGGACAGGCTGGGTGACAGCTACACCTCCTTCACCACAGAAAACAACCACATCTACGTCCTACACCAG TTTGATGAGTGTCTCTACATTGCTGTGAATGGCGACGGCGAGGAGGGAGAGGACGATCTGAGGAGGAAGATCTACGTGATGAAGAAGATGATCGAGGTCCTGTTCGGCATGGTCACCCTCAGCAGTAACCTCATCAGGAAAGA ATTGCGTCCTCAGGACACGGAGCAGAGAGCGAGGCTGTGGAAGCATCTCCAGAGCCTGCTGGAGACCTACAGCCACCTCCGAGAGAACGACCAGAGCTTCTTAGTGGAG gcAGTGGAGAGGCTGATCCACCCCACGCTGTGCGAGCAGTGCATCGAGTTCCTGGAGCGCCGCTTGGTCCAGCAGCTCAACACCAGCgtggagagagcaggagaggaggtgTTGCATGCCTTCATCCTGGTTCACACCAAGCTGCTCGCCTTCTACTCCAG CCGTAATGCGAGCACACTTGCCACCTCAGACCTGCTGGCCCTCATCATCATGGCACAGAATATGTATCCTAGCAACGTAGACCTGGATGATCCAGGTCCTGAG gACATTGAGAGTACGTCCGGTTCTGGTCCTGAAAGTTTTTACACCCCAGAGCCGTCCCCTACAGACAGAGACTCAAGCAGTTCAG ACAAGCCAGTGAGAGGAAGCACCCCTGTGTTTGAGTTTATGGACCCAGACGTCCAG ATGGCAGAGGACAGCTTGCGGACTCTGGAAGTTCCTCCTCCAGACCCTTCAACCCCTCGCAGAGTCTTCTTAGAGATCTCAGGCAAAGATGGGCTATATCCCATGATGCCTCACTCCATGTACTGTCTGCCACTGTGGCCTGGCATCACACTAGTGCTGCTAACTAAG ATTCCCACCAATGCAGTTGCCATGTCCGTGTACAAGTTTTTGGAGACATTCGCTAAGCTGGAGAAGCGTTTAAGTGAAGGCCAAGAAGGTTCTGCTGCTACCAGAGGCCAGCTGAATATACACGACATCCGCAGCAAACTGGATAAATTCATTAAAGCCTTGGGGCCTAGTGAGTTACAG tCTGCACAGTTACAAAATGTCTGGACAGAGTTCAAGAACCGAGCCTTTGCCAGAGGAGGACCTGGGCTAACCAAAGA TCTTATCCCGTGGTGTAAGAATATGAAGACCCAGCTGTGTGGCATATACCGACAGTGTTTTCTTATTGACTCTGGACCAGCCGACTTTCCTCGACGTCTCTCCCCGGGTCTGCAGGAACGAGCCCAGACCATG aGAGAAACTGATGGACTGGAAGGACTTCCTGTTGGTGAAAAGCAAGAGGAATATCACCATGGTGTC TTACCTGGAGGATTTCCCAGGCCTCGTCCATTTTATCTGTGTGGACCGATCCACCGGGCAAATGATTGCGCCGTCGCTCAACATCACAGAACGCACCACGTCTGA
- the LOC120796689 gene encoding ankyrin repeat domain-containing protein 2, protein MEEVVQWAASVMDHKAGVEKKAQAEERESSISSEIHCKILDLSEGENIIALCKRKKKIRKAHSSRLSVEIPVIGHVDTAEFMNAATQGKLNVIDKYLSDGGNPNVHDELKRTALHRASLKGHTTVVQSLLEKGADINFKDRLDARAIHWACRGGSLGVVQALKSHGADLNVRDMLYSTPLHVATRTGHTNIVEYLLSWGAKINSRDREGDTALHDAVLLNRHKIVRLLIFSGADTKIKNHEGVTAVQQVKQWQFDIIETLLRLEKLREVGLVRPEE, encoded by the exons ATGGAAGAGGTTGTGCAGTGGGCAGCCAGTGTGATGGACCATAAAGCTGGAGTAGAAAAGAAAGCTCAG gcggaggagagagagagcagcattTCCTCAGAGATACACTGCAAGATTTTGGACCTGAGCGAAGGAGAAAATATCATAGCGCTgtgcaaaaggaaaaagaagatcAGGAAAGCACACTCGTCCAGGTTGTCTGTGGAAATCCCTGTG ATAGGACATGTGGATACTGCAGAATTCATGAATGCAGCCACTCAAGGCAAACTGAATGTGATAGACAAGTATCTGTCTGATGGTGGGAACCCTAATGTCCACGACGAG CTGAAGAGGACGGCCCTGCATCGTGCCTCCCTGAAAGGACACACCACAGTTGTCCAAAGTCTCTTAGAAAAAGGAGCCGATATCAACTTTAAAGATCGA CTGGACGCCAGGGCCATACACTGGGCCTGCAGAGGGGGAAGCCTGGGGGTTGTCCAAGCCCTGAAGAGCCACGGGGCTGACCTGAACGTTAGAGATATg TTGTACAGCACTCCACTGCATGTGGCCACAAGAACAGGCCACACCAACATTGTGGAGTACCTGCTGTCCTGGGGTGCCAAAATCAACTCCAGGGACAGG gAAGGGGACACAGCCCTGCACGACGCCGTGCTTCTCAACAGACACAAGATAGTGAGGCTGCTCATATTTTCAGGAgctgacacaaaaataaaaaatcat GAGGGAgtgacagcagtgcagcagGTAAAACAATGGCAGTTTGACATCATTGAGACCCTGCTGAGGCTGGAGAAGCTGAGGGAGGTGGGTCTGGTGCGGCCTGAGGAGTGA